The following are encoded together in the Methyloterricola oryzae genome:
- a CDS encoding transposase — translation MAEHTKRIRRQRSADFKRQVMDACRKPDASVAGVALAHEINANLVRRWLREQGIVASSKHVAAETNVLDFVPVQAAHELGAWLQAWLR, via the coding sequence ATGGCCGAACACACTAAGCGCATTCGGCGGCAGCGCAGCGCCGATTTCAAACGGCAGGTGATGGATGCCTGCAGAAAGCCCGATGCCTCCGTTGCCGGGGTAGCACTGGCCCACGAGATCAACGCCAATCTGGTACGGCGCTGGTTGCGCGAGCAAGGCATTGTGGCGTCGTCGAAGCACGTGGCCGCGGAGACGAACGTGCTCGATTTCGTGCCGGTGCAGGCAGCTCATGAACTCGGTGCCTGGCTGCAGGCCTGGTTGCGATGA